In a single window of the Deinococcus aetherius genome:
- a CDS encoding inorganic phosphate transporter gives MTAALIALLVILALALAFDFINGFHDTANAIATSVATRVLSPAQAIAMAAVMNVVGALTGTAVAKTVATDIVPQQFATLELTGAALLSAIIWNLYTWWRGLPSSSSHALIFSLVGAGVAVGGWDIIIPRGVTKTLIGLVTSPALGFLVPIVLMFLLSWLLLRRMRPRMVTRNFRWAQIFSAAFMAFSHGGNDAQKTMGIMTFALSAYFGAALDHVPLWVILSAATAMGLGTAIGGWRIIRTMGFKVVDLRPVDGFVAETSAALIIETASRLGIPVSTTHTISTAIMGVGTTKGFRKVKWQVAGRIVQAWVFTIPVCIALGWAIHKLILMTGV, from the coding sequence ATGACTGCCGCCCTCATCGCCCTGCTCGTCATCCTCGCGCTCGCGCTGGCCTTCGACTTCATCAACGGCTTCCACGACACGGCGAACGCCATCGCCACCTCGGTCGCCACCAGGGTGCTGAGCCCGGCGCAGGCCATCGCCATGGCCGCCGTGATGAACGTGGTGGGCGCCCTGACCGGCACCGCCGTCGCCAAGACGGTCGCCACCGACATCGTGCCGCAGCAGTTCGCCACGCTGGAACTCACGGGCGCGGCGCTGCTGAGCGCCATCATCTGGAATCTCTATACGTGGTGGCGCGGCCTGCCCAGCTCCTCCAGCCACGCCCTGATCTTCAGCCTCGTCGGGGCGGGGGTTGCGGTGGGCGGCTGGGACATCATCATCCCCAGGGGCGTCACCAAGACACTGATAGGTCTGGTGACCAGCCCGGCCCTCGGCTTCCTCGTGCCCATCGTGCTGATGTTCCTGCTCTCGTGGCTGCTCCTGCGGCGGATGCGGCCCCGCATGGTCACACGCAACTTCCGCTGGGCGCAGATTTTCAGCGCCGCCTTCATGGCCTTCTCGCACGGCGGCAACGACGCGCAGAAGACGATGGGGATCATGACCTTTGCCCTGAGCGCCTACTTCGGCGCCGCGCTCGACCACGTGCCCCTGTGGGTGATCCTCTCCGCCGCCACCGCGATGGGCCTGGGCACCGCCATCGGCGGCTGGCGCATCATCCGCACGATGGGCTTCAAGGTCGTAGACCTGAGGCCCGTGGACGGCTTCGTCGCCGAGACGAGCGCCGCCCTGATCATCGAGACGGCGAGCCGCCTGGGCATCCCCGTCAGCACCACCCACACCATCAGCACCGCCATCATGGGCGTGGGCACCACCAAGGGTTTTCGCAAGGTGAAGTGGCAGGTCGCGGGGCGCATCGTCCAGGCGTGGGTGTTCACCATCCCGGTGTGCATCGCGCTGGGGTGGGCGATTCACAAGCTAATCCTGATGACGGGGGTTTGA
- a CDS encoding DUF47 domain-containing protein, with product MVLSRFMPKNPQFSAKFAEAARNAHATAQALVELLENYTDVEAKVRRVRDLEHEGDRITGEITNMLASSFIVPFDREDIIALNAELDDLVDDMEDAARKLSLYGVERPLPEMARLARVVERQCALLAQGMPLIEDTGRIQELAGLARQIRTLEDEGDTISDEVQRTLYQGVTDVPGMIRAMRGGEIVNLIEDASDQAQRVAKTVESILLKNA from the coding sequence ATGGTGCTGTCAAGATTCATGCCGAAAAACCCGCAGTTCAGCGCGAAGTTCGCCGAGGCGGCCCGCAACGCGCACGCCACCGCCCAAGCCCTCGTGGAGCTGCTGGAGAACTACACCGACGTGGAGGCCAAGGTGCGCCGGGTGCGCGACCTCGAACACGAGGGCGACCGCATCACGGGCGAGATCACGAACATGCTCGCCTCGTCCTTCATCGTGCCCTTCGACCGCGAGGACATCATCGCCCTGAACGCGGAACTCGACGACCTCGTGGACGACATGGAGGACGCCGCGCGCAAGCTCAGCCTCTACGGGGTCGAGCGCCCCCTGCCCGAGATGGCGCGGCTCGCGCGGGTGGTCGAGCGGCAGTGCGCCCTGCTGGCCCAGGGGATGCCCCTGATCGAGGACACCGGCCGCATCCAGGAACTCGCCGGGCTCGCGCGGCAGATTCGCACCCTGGAGGACGAGGGCGACACCATCAGCGACGAGGTGCAGCGCACCCTCTACCAGGGGGTGACGGACGTGCCGGGGATGATCCGGGCGATGCGCGGCGGCGAGATCGTGAACCTGATCGAGGACGCCTCCGACCAGGCGCAGCGGGTGGCGAAGACCGTCGAGAGCATCCTGCTCAAGAACGCGTGA